In the Ruminococcus sp. OA3 genome, one interval contains:
- a CDS encoding Fur family transcriptional regulator, which translates to MLKGILMCGKNHKDNEQLIWSNGFRKTKQREEVCRILMEADMPLSAVQIYKKMEQYSQQEGHALSTVYRIMAALEERSLVMKTFLIGGDVAYYQWNHGEHEHYAICLSCHRRILISKCPFEQNLIRLNEEGFSITGHKIEIFGYCKTCSEKDKEL; encoded by the coding sequence TTGCTGAAAGGAATTCTCATGTGCGGAAAAAATCACAAAGATAATGAACAGCTGATATGGTCCAATGGTTTTCGAAAGACGAAGCAGAGGGAAGAGGTATGCCGGATCCTGATGGAGGCCGATATGCCGCTGAGCGCGGTACAGATTTATAAAAAAATGGAACAGTACTCACAGCAGGAAGGGCACGCGCTCTCTACCGTATATAGAATTATGGCTGCGCTGGAGGAACGGAGTCTTGTGATGAAAACATTTCTGATAGGTGGAGACGTTGCTTATTACCAGTGGAATCACGGGGAACATGAGCATTATGCTATTTGCCTGAGCTGCCACAGGCGTATTCTGATATCCAAATGCCCATTTGAACAGAATCTTATCCGGCTGAATGAGGAAGGATTCAGTATTACGGGACATAAAATAGAAATCTTCGGTTATTGTAAAACATGCAGTGAGAAAGACAAGGAGTTATAA
- a CDS encoding LacI family DNA-binding transcriptional regulator, translated as MRITIRQIAEKAGVSRGTVDRVLNNRGKVRPEVEEKVRQIADELGYRPNLLGRALGMSKNNIKIGVISQAADTPFIKAALRGVEAATLEVENFGGSVIQQKITGISAEKTLKAMDDMLRQEVNAIAMMPVEDERIREQINLFSREYKIPIVTFNSDIDGTDRICFVGQNAVMCGKTAAALMGEFFRENGGKIAVISGFASNTSLSNRVRGFREVMRKQFPKIQLLDTVYCEENDEKAEKLMEEILREHPDLGGVYMTCYGEVGVCQCLKKTHRDQDIVMVASDLMGKNYELLNKGFLNLLIGQEAAGQGYEPVMILYRLLFNGEPPKQEYHYTDIVIKTKYNI; from the coding sequence ATGAGAATTACGATCAGGCAGATTGCGGAAAAGGCAGGGGTATCCAGAGGGACAGTAGACCGGGTACTGAACAACCGCGGCAAGGTGCGGCCAGAAGTGGAGGAAAAGGTAAGGCAGATCGCAGATGAACTGGGATATCGGCCCAATCTTCTGGGCCGCGCGCTGGGAATGAGCAAAAACAATATTAAGATCGGGGTGATATCGCAGGCGGCGGATACTCCCTTTATAAAGGCTGCACTGAGAGGCGTAGAAGCCGCCACTCTCGAGGTGGAAAATTTTGGGGGGAGTGTGATACAGCAGAAAATTACAGGAATCAGTGCCGAAAAGACTCTGAAGGCAATGGATGATATGCTCAGGCAGGAGGTGAATGCCATCGCGATGATGCCGGTTGAGGATGAGCGGATCAGGGAGCAGATCAATCTGTTTTCCAGGGAATATAAAATACCGATTGTAACATTTAATTCGGATATCGATGGAACTGACAGGATTTGTTTTGTGGGTCAGAACGCAGTCATGTGCGGGAAAACGGCTGCAGCTCTGATGGGAGAGTTTTTCAGAGAAAATGGCGGGAAAATTGCGGTTATCTCTGGATTTGCCTCTAATACATCACTGAGTAACCGTGTGCGCGGTTTTCGTGAAGTCATGAGAAAACAGTTTCCGAAGATTCAGCTGCTGGATACTGTCTACTGTGAAGAAAATGATGAGAAGGCGGAGAAACTGATGGAGGAGATCCTTCGGGAACACCCTGACCTTGGCGGAGTATATATGACATGCTACGGTGAGGTTGGGGTCTGCCAGTGCCTGAAAAAAACTCACAGAGATCAGGATATTGTCATGGTTGCAAGTGACCTGATGGGGAAGAATTATGAACTGCTGAATAAGGGGTTTCTCAATCTGCTGATCGGGCAGGAGGCGGCAGGCCAGGGTTATGAGCCCGTTATGATTCTCTATCGACTGCTCTTCAACGGTGAGCCGCCGAAGCAGGAATACCACTATACAGACATCGTGATCAAAACAAAATATAATATCTAG
- a CDS encoding YoaK family protein: protein MNQKLEKWAQFIMTFIGGFVGIYALMNHCDLFGSAQTANMIGIVTGMIGSNFREVLLRILGLVIYMAGLICAAVVRHKGINIKWFSLGVDAVCALGIGFLPENINHFVALYPLFFMTAVQWNAFQGAEGYQSSCVFSTNNLRQFTESIVEYLYDKDRSHLGKTKFYGAVLLAFHAGAGAGYLTGISLGIRASWVCLIPLLTAAVLVWRSGLPERRCCPAPLKTDDIRSLSASSAGFCNRVKWTR from the coding sequence ATGAATCAGAAACTGGAAAAATGGGCACAGTTTATCATGACTTTTATCGGGGGATTTGTGGGAATTTATGCGCTTATGAACCACTGTGATCTTTTTGGATCGGCACAGACTGCCAATATGATTGGAATTGTCACCGGTATGATTGGAAGTAACTTTCGTGAAGTGCTGCTGCGCATACTCGGGCTGGTGATCTATATGGCTGGTCTGATCTGTGCTGCCGTTGTCAGGCATAAGGGGATAAACATTAAATGGTTTAGTCTGGGGGTGGATGCAGTATGTGCTCTCGGAATCGGTTTTCTTCCGGAAAATATCAACCACTTTGTGGCACTGTATCCGCTGTTCTTTATGACGGCGGTTCAGTGGAATGCGTTTCAGGGGGCGGAAGGATATCAGAGCTCCTGTGTGTTTTCCACGAACAATCTGCGCCAGTTTACAGAATCCATAGTGGAATATCTGTATGACAAGGACCGGTCACATCTGGGAAAGACAAAATTTTACGGCGCTGTGCTGCTCGCCTTTCATGCCGGGGCCGGGGCAGGATATCTGACGGGTATCAGCCTGGGAATCAGAGCATCCTGGGTCTGTCTCATTCCACTCCTGACGGCGGCTGTGCTGGTATGGAGGAGTGGTCTGCCGGAGAGAAGATGCTGTCCGGCTCCATTAAAAACAGACGATATCCGTTCTCTTTCAGCCAGTTCTGCCGGTTTTTGTAATCGGGTAAAATGGACTCGATAA
- a CDS encoding leucine-rich repeat domain-containing protein → MIGELNGGVAMGTKIQSKNYIPGSSWRRVLAVLMTFCLALGSVYPGFLVAYAEEYEPASFVVGENVTAVLEDGVLTVSGEGETNDFSPDTVPFREHAGEIVRLVIEEGVTYIGAYLFYGLGQLSGELVLPQSIAGFGDYAFSGDSKDQAPCFTAVRNLFAPEAETDSPQEIRDPSSLFFSGQSGSVICSGNNRTFLDAAMAAGYQLLYDAAEVQGEEQAPEDAQTEEQQLPDAEPMETGEKPEIQKEGPSAPPHQKAAAGTGENEAIYVDQTKGDDSNAGTEENPVKTVDGAAEKLLTSADGGTVDNNKIIIIGTYQLGKEEAEFLKSRPVPVTITGGILIGVETNSDYALWLHEAFRLESISVQLLNHIYGNGYDITIGDGVSNTTSGFYLYGSGQNALTAAGVGEIAVYSGSITRIVGYVRSNPSIDVAGLSAHITIGGTAYVGTIIAGSASGEIKNADVTIDITGGTVAQNLTGGNQGYNNGISSYTGSTRINISGGYVANLLGAGTGRSVSIPTYCGQLDINVTGGKVGNIYGAGSAAFVVSTEDVTSTVNISVTGGEVDNIFAAGKGGDASVGTNTAYPSYKPEMPPEKFGSLTGEANITVGGNALLTGNIYASGEGYKSTDTKSNAYLEGKATVTVEGNSTVKGNIYGGGKGISESGYEKCARITEQSQVEVRVAGGTVQGSVFGGGQTAETEGFTSVTMSAGSVQGNVYGGGENGLVLGKTTIFLSGGTVTGSVYGGALGIPGERLVYGGSTVNMTGGWVRGNVYGGSELSNDGPETDKQDDLIFVNLTGGWVSGNVFGGGYQGVIHGSTHLHIGRDALGECAYYMAHQEEKPELTFSELTVDGSVYAGGDYGGGSTVDYSAITVTGTSHVYIDGTEYDTEGGKGIGMTISGGVFGSGASCDAGSTRLVTLKNYGKPVKDENGIISGATRILSAIQRADRVLLKNAHIQLAGESDVANSNQTALYSLNRIGDHGDLDTLGNLGNGLVLQSGSTVILDSAAIETANLKSVDQDGNEVTLTELSTVPNTVLFGSGIVFRVSYTDLEKGEIHYGAVWGYAYMMAEDRADAYAYARAKTDTINSSDGGFCAPEGTEELAYHNVSEEYRYWQIRGNDATADRYSVLTAQTLKTDESGYGSDGYSVAAGAIELPPAEGNSSYTIQSITLPTDTGLSLVEAAKDGLGGSWKTSGGNKPSGGETVDLAGEQQKISENPQTTFGLFMETGGKVISAASASVTGANTVIGQTVTADTGDGAPSISFYLTYQNDGITVSRSLGTIVIVLQNENGAKISLNVEIVTKASRLADQTVDLYATQTGSYTGRLVIPSGESRSLRLTGVEKTGTGLTPAGGALTGHQFSVTMQPVKSQGWKTSGLMTEPFDLEGYGSAVPIGNTDSRYQAPVEFTLNNVSDFQAKPDIDQVTLTFEDGTGSARITLNIHWQESVVSDVCTMRGRQYNGQTSQGEVNISQKSAATAVFTLSSATTAGDLWLELRRGGGEAVLPAGTSLTLLGLNDFYSYKTTGTETKIGLNDFTEMWNSSRPAGNIAKGTQLTVIMDFGAVETLANGDYSLRLRNNTGADSKGADFTVNNSGAKLALSVSDGLSRGEHAVTLTIAPDSDTRFTDGAVAVLSPENGNAFPVGTVFTYGDKTYYPSGGKVYVPLEGSGAHTVSMNTEYSAGLETGEYSIKAELFPCGWNAGNIPGAVRISSAVCRVTDNPAYGLLVTLKNKERVAQAGQALLFTAEYAVLGTGADSAVIDVRVQKKNGEDYEDAGYWTANGNTIQTGDGTQELTVTVPQDLESGTYRLFFVLGDQEVPYNILIN, encoded by the coding sequence ATGATTGGTGAACTGAATGGAGGCGTTGCCATGGGGACAAAGATTCAGTCGAAAAACTATATACCGGGAAGCAGCTGGCGCCGTGTACTGGCAGTGTTGATGACATTCTGCCTTGCACTCGGCTCTGTGTATCCCGGATTTTTGGTTGCGTATGCCGAAGAATATGAGCCGGCTTCCTTTGTGGTGGGTGAAAATGTAACTGCCGTGCTGGAGGATGGGGTGCTGACTGTATCGGGTGAGGGTGAAACAAATGATTTCAGCCCGGATACTGTTCCTTTCCGGGAGCACGCGGGAGAGATTGTCAGGCTTGTCATCGAAGAGGGGGTAACGTATATTGGTGCGTACCTTTTCTATGGGCTGGGACAGCTGTCCGGTGAGCTGGTGCTTCCGCAGAGCATTGCCGGATTTGGGGATTATGCTTTTTCGGGGGACAGCAAAGATCAGGCCCCGTGCTTTACTGCAGTCCGGAACCTGTTTGCACCTGAGGCGGAAACCGATAGTCCGCAGGAGATACGGGATCCTTCCTCTCTGTTTTTTTCAGGGCAGTCAGGCAGCGTGATCTGTTCCGGGAATAACCGGACATTTCTCGACGCGGCAATGGCAGCGGGATATCAGCTGCTTTATGACGCGGCAGAAGTGCAGGGGGAAGAACAGGCACCGGAAGATGCACAGACGGAGGAACAGCAGCTTCCGGATGCGGAACCAATGGAGACAGGTGAAAAACCGGAGATTCAGAAAGAGGGTCCATCTGCTCCGCCGCATCAGAAAGCCGCGGCAGGTACCGGTGAAAACGAAGCGATCTATGTGGATCAGACGAAGGGAGACGACAGCAATGCCGGAACGGAAGAGAATCCTGTCAAGACGGTTGACGGGGCAGCAGAAAAACTGCTGACTTCAGCTGATGGCGGTACGGTAGACAATAACAAAATTATCATTATCGGGACGTATCAGCTGGGAAAAGAGGAAGCTGAGTTTCTTAAGTCAAGACCGGTTCCGGTTACAATTACCGGCGGCATTCTGATTGGAGTAGAAACTAATAGTGACTATGCATTATGGCTGCACGAAGCGTTTCGCCTGGAATCGATTTCTGTACAGCTGTTGAACCATATTTATGGGAATGGTTATGACATTACGATAGGCGACGGGGTATCCAATACAACTTCCGGGTTTTATCTATATGGTTCGGGTCAAAATGCACTGACAGCAGCGGGAGTGGGTGAAATAGCAGTTTACAGCGGCAGCATCACAAGAATCGTCGGGTATGTGAGGAGTAACCCGTCTATTGATGTGGCCGGTCTGTCTGCGCACATTACAATAGGTGGGACAGCTTACGTAGGTACTATCATAGCGGGCAGTGCCAGCGGGGAAATTAAAAACGCAGATGTGACGATTGATATTACAGGAGGAACGGTCGCTCAGAATCTGACTGGAGGTAATCAGGGATATAACAATGGTATATCATCGTATACAGGAAGTACCAGAATCAACATTTCGGGTGGTTATGTGGCAAATCTTCTGGGTGCGGGAACCGGAAGGAGTGTGAGCATCCCCACCTATTGCGGTCAGCTGGATATTAATGTCACAGGCGGAAAAGTAGGGAATATCTATGGCGCTGGTTCTGCAGCGTTTGTTGTCAGCACAGAAGATGTCACTTCCACCGTTAATATCTCAGTGACAGGCGGTGAGGTGGACAATATTTTTGCTGCGGGGAAAGGCGGGGATGCGAGTGTTGGAACCAATACTGCATACCCGTCATATAAGCCTGAAATGCCTCCGGAAAAGTTCGGAAGCCTGACCGGAGAAGCCAACATCACGGTTGGCGGCAATGCTCTGCTTACTGGAAATATCTATGCCAGCGGGGAAGGCTATAAAAGCACGGATACCAAATCGAACGCCTATCTGGAAGGAAAAGCTACCGTCACCGTGGAGGGGAACAGCACGGTAAAAGGAAATATCTATGGCGGCGGAAAGGGCATCAGCGAGAGCGGATATGAGAAGTGTGCAAGGATAACGGAGCAGTCACAGGTCGAGGTACGTGTTGCGGGCGGTACAGTACAGGGCAGTGTCTTTGGGGGCGGTCAGACTGCGGAGACGGAGGGATTTACATCGGTTACAATGTCCGCGGGAAGTGTGCAGGGCAATGTCTACGGAGGAGGAGAAAACGGACTGGTACTTGGAAAGACAACGATCTTTTTAAGCGGCGGAACCGTAACCGGCTCAGTCTATGGAGGCGCACTTGGAATTCCGGGTGAGCGGCTGGTCTACGGCGGCTCCACGGTGAATATGACGGGAGGCTGGGTGAGAGGCAACGTCTACGGCGGCAGTGAGCTGAGCAATGACGGACCGGAAACAGATAAACAGGACGATCTGATATTTGTCAACCTGACAGGGGGCTGGGTGAGCGGTAATGTCTTTGGGGGCGGTTATCAGGGAGTCATTCATGGGTCCACGCATCTGCATATCGGCAGAGATGCTCTGGGCGAATGTGCGTATTACATGGCTCACCAGGAGGAGAAACCGGAACTTACATTTTCTGAACTGACAGTGGACGGTTCGGTTTATGCGGGCGGAGATTATGGAGGCGGAAGCACGGTGGATTATTCTGCCATCACGGTAACCGGGACTTCTCATGTCTATATTGACGGGACAGAGTACGATACAGAAGGCGGAAAGGGTATCGGCATGACGATCTCAGGGGGTGTGTTTGGAAGCGGTGCCTCCTGCGATGCGGGATCTACCCGTCTGGTCACGCTGAAAAATTATGGAAAGCCTGTAAAGGATGAAAACGGCATCATCAGCGGTGCCACCCGTATTCTGAGTGCCATCCAGCGGGCGGACCGCGTACTGTTAAAAAACGCCCACATTCAGCTGGCGGGTGAGTCGGATGTGGCAAACTCCAATCAGACGGCACTCTACTCACTGAATCGTATCGGTGACCACGGAGATCTGGATACTCTGGGGAATCTTGGAAATGGTCTGGTACTCCAGAGCGGAAGTACGGTGATCCTGGATTCAGCAGCCATCGAGACAGCGAATCTGAAAAGTGTAGACCAGGATGGCAATGAAGTGACTCTGACGGAGCTCAGTACGGTCCCGAATACAGTCCTTTTTGGCTCGGGTATCGTGTTCAGGGTTTCCTATACAGATCTGGAAAAAGGGGAAATACATTATGGGGCAGTATGGGGTTATGCTTACATGATGGCGGAAGACCGGGCGGATGCATATGCCTATGCGCGGGCAAAGACAGATACGATAAACTCATCAGATGGGGGATTTTGTGCGCCGGAAGGGACGGAGGAGCTGGCTTACCACAATGTCAGCGAGGAATACCGTTATTGGCAGATCAGGGGAAATGATGCCACCGCCGACCGTTATTCGGTGTTGACTGCCCAGACACTTAAGACTGATGAAAGCGGATATGGAAGCGACGGCTATTCCGTGGCTGCAGGAGCCATCGAGCTGCCTCCGGCTGAAGGGAACAGCTCTTACACCATCCAGAGCATCACGCTCCCTACGGACACGGGATTATCTCTGGTGGAGGCTGCAAAAGACGGTCTGGGCGGATCATGGAAGACTTCCGGGGGCAACAAACCATCAGGAGGCGAAACGGTCGATCTGGCGGGGGAACAACAGAAAATATCCGAAAACCCTCAGACCACATTCGGGTTATTCATGGAGACTGGAGGCAAGGTGATTTCTGCTGCATCTGCGAGTGTGACGGGTGCGAATACTGTCATCGGACAGACAGTGACGGCTGATACGGGTGATGGCGCACCCTCGATATCGTTTTATCTGACTTATCAAAACGATGGAATCACAGTCAGCAGAAGCCTGGGGACAATTGTTATCGTGCTGCAGAACGAAAACGGAGCAAAAATTTCACTGAATGTGGAAATCGTTACGAAGGCAAGCAGACTTGCGGATCAGACGGTGGATCTCTATGCAACGCAGACCGGGAGTTATACCGGCAGGCTGGTCATTCCCTCCGGGGAGAGCCGCAGCCTGCGGTTAACCGGAGTTGAAAAAACTGGAACCGGCCTTACACCTGCAGGGGGCGCACTTACAGGTCATCAGTTTTCTGTGACCATGCAGCCGGTAAAGTCTCAGGGCTGGAAAACATCGGGGCTGATGACGGAGCCGTTCGATCTGGAAGGCTACGGTTCAGCAGTTCCGATCGGAAATACGGACAGCCGGTATCAGGCGCCTGTAGAATTTACACTTAACAACGTATCGGATTTTCAGGCGAAGCCTGATATTGATCAGGTGACACTTACATTTGAGGACGGCACCGGCAGCGCCAGGATCACTCTGAATATACACTGGCAGGAATCGGTGGTATCCGACGTATGTACGATGAGAGGAAGACAATACAATGGCCAAACTTCACAGGGAGAGGTGAACATTTCTCAAAAGAGTGCTGCCACCGCTGTGTTTACGCTGAGCAGTGCAACGACAGCCGGTGATCTTTGGCTGGAGCTTAGAAGGGGTGGGGGGGAAGCAGTGCTTCCTGCCGGAACAAGCCTGACCCTGCTTGGACTTAACGATTTTTATAGTTATAAAACGACGGGGACAGAGACAAAAATCGGGCTGAATGATTTCACAGAAATGTGGAACAGCAGCCGTCCGGCAGGCAATATTGCAAAAGGAACGCAGCTGACCGTAATCATGGACTTTGGCGCTGTAGAAACATTGGCAAACGGCGATTACAGTCTGCGGCTCCGCAACAATACCGGGGCGGATTCCAAGGGGGCTGACTTTACCGTGAACAACAGCGGGGCAAAACTCGCCCTGTCTGTCAGCGACGGACTCTCCAGGGGAGAACATGCGGTTACACTGACAATCGCACCTGATTCGGATACACGTTTTACGGACGGTGCTGTGGCAGTGCTCTCCCCGGAAAACGGCAATGCATTTCCCGTCGGTACAGTTTTTACTTACGGGGATAAGACGTATTACCCGAGCGGAGGTAAAGTTTATGTTCCGCTTGAGGGCAGCGGTGCACATACCGTGTCGATGAATACGGAGTATTCCGCCGGCCTGGAAACTGGTGAATACAGCATTAAGGCAGAACTGTTTCCATGCGGATGGAATGCAGGAAACATTCCCGGGGCTGTCAGGATCTCCTCTGCGGTCTGCCGGGTGACGGATAATCCTGCTTACGGTCTTTTAGTCACCCTGAAAAATAAAGAGCGGGTGGCGCAGGCTGGTCAGGCGCTTCTGTTTACTGCAGAATATGCCGTTCTGGGTACCGGAGCGGATTCGGCTGTGATCGATGTCCGTGTACAGAAGAAGAACGGTGAAGATTATGAGGATGCCGGGTACTGGACGGCAAATGGAAATACGATTCAGACGGGGGATGGAACACAGGAACTGACAGTTACGGTGCCACAGGATTTGGAATCAGGAACCTACAGGCTGTTCTTTGTCCTGGGGGACCAGGAGGTGCCTTATAATATACTGATCAATTAG
- a CDS encoding sugar phosphate isomerase/epimerase family protein, whose protein sequence is MKIGFNEATALKCEGQSLMADLEMCEKYGFDYFEIRYDCIAKYIQEGHTLEELGEWFKNHNIKPWAYNTLEFFNQLDPFQTLAMDWHLDWIKEVCEAIGMKMLIAVPSFNVGLDKSVNDIKKEAAARLRYIAEKMGPDIRVSLEFCGVPTCSVNQFQTAYDVVEEAGLPNVGVTLDTFHFHEMGSSLEALKKADPKKIFVYHLNDCEDLPIGSCGDDKRLWPGEGVVDHESIAAALNEIGFDGVCTIEEFRPEYYAMNHEENIRKAAEVTKAFVAKYYA, encoded by the coding sequence ATGAAAATTGGATTTAATGAAGCAACTGCACTGAAATGCGAAGGACAGTCTCTGATGGCAGACCTGGAGATGTGTGAAAAATACGGATTTGATTACTTTGAAATCCGCTACGACTGCATCGCAAAATATATTCAGGAAGGCCATACACTGGAAGAGCTGGGAGAGTGGTTTAAAAACCATAACATCAAACCATGGGCTTACAATACACTGGAATTCTTTAACCAGCTGGATCCATTCCAGACTCTGGCCATGGACTGGCACCTTGACTGGATCAAGGAAGTGTGTGAAGCAATCGGGATGAAGATGCTGATCGCTGTTCCGTCCTTCAACGTAGGACTGGACAAGAGCGTAAATGATATCAAAAAAGAAGCAGCAGCGAGACTGCGTTACATCGCTGAGAAAATGGGTCCGGACATCCGCGTATCCCTGGAGTTCTGCGGTGTGCCGACATGTTCGGTCAATCAGTTCCAGACAGCATACGATGTGGTGGAAGAAGCAGGACTTCCCAATGTAGGGGTAACGCTGGATACCTTCCATTTCCATGAAATGGGATCCAGCCTGGAAGCGCTGAAAAAGGCTGATCCGAAGAAGATCTTCGTATACCATCTGAATGACTGTGAAGACCTGCCGATCGGATCCTGCGGCGATGACAAACGTCTGTGGCCGGGTGAGGGTGTTGTGGATCACGAGTCTATCGCAGCTGCACTGAATGAGATCGGATTTGACGGCGTTTGTACGATCGAAGAGTTCCGTCCGGAATACTACGCGATGAATCACGAGGAGAATATCAGGAAAGCGGCTGAAGTGACAAAAGCATTTGTTGCAAAATACTACGCATAA
- a CDS encoding cysteine-rich small domain-containing protein: MAKKYSYYSHEKCEYFPCHNKGDRDNFNCLFCYCPLYVLGDRCGGDFSYLPNGYKDCSKCLYPHLRENYEKITGRYSEILSAMQHTKEMG; the protein is encoded by the coding sequence ATGGCAAAAAAATATTCTTATTATTCACACGAGAAATGCGAGTATTTCCCCTGCCACAACAAGGGGGATCGGGATAATTTCAACTGCCTGTTTTGTTATTGCCCCTTGTATGTACTGGGGGATCGCTGCGGAGGGGATTTTTCTTATCTGCCAAACGGGTACAAGGACTGCAGTAAATGTCTATACCCGCATTTACGGGAAAATTATGAAAAGATCACAGGACGCTACAGTGAAATCCTCTCGGCAATGCAGCACACAAAAGAAATGGGATGA
- a CDS encoding alpha/beta hydrolase: MRTQASPFRRNVTSNDGTRIAVYDYNPRCSRTILLVHGWPLSHKIYEYQTERLVCMGYRVVTLDLRGFGNSDTPVCGYCYDQMARDIYHVVNALGLQHFILTGFSMGGAVVLRYMRLFRGYGVKKLILLAAAAPSWTRRPGFPYGLTRSYVDHLIEQAMTDRPQLAYDFSHNQLFASDHSAPVKDWFQNIAMSASGIGTVQSAIALRDEDGREDLRYVHVPTWIIHGAKDTVVSSDLVRIQHESIQGSTLITLPDSAHGIMYDELELFNHFFFEAIRQ, translated from the coding sequence ATGCGTACTCAGGCATCGCCATTCCGGCGCAACGTTACATCAAATGACGGAACACGTATTGCAGTTTATGACTATAATCCGCGCTGTTCCAGAACGATTCTTCTTGTACACGGATGGCCGCTTTCCCATAAGATTTATGAATATCAGACAGAACGACTGGTCTGTATGGGCTACCGCGTTGTCACGCTGGATCTGCGTGGATTTGGAAATTCTGATACGCCGGTCTGCGGCTACTGTTACGATCAAATGGCGCGCGATATCTATCATGTCGTAAATGCTCTGGGACTTCAGCATTTTATCCTGACCGGCTTTTCCATGGGCGGAGCTGTCGTTCTAAGGTACATGCGTCTGTTTCGGGGTTACGGGGTCAAAAAACTGATTTTGCTGGCGGCCGCAGCACCGAGCTGGACCAGGCGTCCTGGTTTTCCCTACGGACTGACTCGATCTTATGTTGACCATCTGATCGAGCAGGCAATGACCGACCGGCCGCAGCTCGCCTATGATTTCAGCCACAATCAGCTGTTCGCCTCAGATCATTCTGCCCCCGTAAAAGACTGGTTTCAGAATATCGCAATGAGCGCCTCCGGTATCGGTACCGTCCAGTCAGCGATTGCGCTGCGTGACGAAGACGGCCGTGAAGATCTCCGGTATGTACATGTCCCGACCTGGATCATACACGGCGCAAAAGACACCGTAGTCTCCAGTGACCTTGTCCGGATTCAGCATGAAAGCATCCAGGGTTCAACACTGATCACCCTGCCGGACAGCGCGCACGGCATTATGTACGATGAACTTGAACTGTTTAACCACTTCTTTTTTGAAGCTATCCGTCAGTAA
- a CDS encoding LysR family transcriptional regulator encodes MNYQDIQVFLTITSCESLSKAAEQLYTSQPALSHRLSRLEEELGTTLIIRRKGVRSTTLTEAGRRFIPVAQKWMQLWQETQNISSLDPLTTFRLSNVDSLNVCFMPQVCANFLDRHASCSLDVVTLRSNAAYRAVENHEVDLAFIANPHFFRKVQTVPLFKERMTFICSDTAPYGESLSPSDLRAENEIYIPWSNAFLMWHDYWFGTNARVRVSLDNMSLFAHLLRLRNAWAIVPSTIAHALMEKNCFKTFPIEDMPESRMCYAVMEDGRQTNDLTNAFIQELLDIASGFPDVEITKPH; translated from the coding sequence ATGAACTATCAGGATATCCAGGTATTTTTGACGATCACATCCTGCGAATCACTGTCCAAAGCAGCGGAGCAGCTCTACACCTCACAGCCCGCACTGAGCCACCGTCTGTCCCGTCTGGAGGAGGAACTCGGCACAACTCTTATCATCCGGCGCAAAGGGGTCCGCAGCACCACGCTGACGGAAGCGGGGAGACGTTTTATTCCTGTAGCTCAGAAATGGATGCAGCTGTGGCAGGAAACCCAGAACATCAGCAGCTTGGATCCGCTGACAACGTTTCGTCTCTCGAATGTAGACAGCCTTAATGTCTGCTTCATGCCCCAGGTATGCGCAAATTTCCTGGACAGACATGCCTCCTGCAGCCTCGACGTCGTCACCCTCCGCTCCAACGCTGCCTACCGTGCAGTTGAAAATCATGAGGTAGACCTCGCGTTCATCGCAAACCCTCACTTTTTCCGCAAAGTACAGACTGTCCCGCTGTTTAAAGAACGCATGACATTCATCTGTTCAGACACAGCCCCCTACGGTGAATCACTCTCCCCATCGGATCTTCGCGCAGAAAATGAGATCTATATTCCCTGGAGCAATGCATTTCTCATGTGGCATGATTACTGGTTTGGCACCAACGCACGGGTAAGGGTATCGCTTGACAATATGTCACTGTTTGCACACCTTCTGCGGCTGAGAAACGCATGGGCGATCGTACCTTCCACGATCGCTCATGCATTGATGGAGAAAAACTGCTTTAAAACATTTCCTATTGAGGATATGCCGGAATCCAGAATGTGCTACGCCGTCATGGAAGACGGCCGGCAGACAAACGATCTCACAAATGCATTTATTCAGGAGCTTCTCGATATTGCCAGTGGATTTCCCGACGTTGAGATCACAAAACCGCATTAA